A single window of Sulfitobacter sp. JL08 DNA harbors:
- a CDS encoding DUF2062 domain-containing protein: MVFKRRDKKSLLRGTADMVYPKGGWARAFHYVKHRVRRLPDSPERIARGIWAGVFTTFTPFYGLHFIVAALVSRIMQGNILAALMATFFGNPLTYVPIGVVSLKTGHWMLGTEFQEGEHRSFGGKFVDAGRDLKDNVVAFFTSQDMDWTGLEVFYDEVFFPYLVGGILPGVITATIMYYLSVPLIRAYQKRRKGAIKAKFDAIKKKAAAKAEAKRKAD; this comes from the coding sequence TTGGTTTTCAAACGTCGCGATAAAAAAAGCCTGCTGCGCGGGACGGCAGACATGGTCTATCCCAAGGGCGGCTGGGCGCGGGCGTTTCACTATGTAAAGCATCGGGTGCGCCGTTTACCCGATTCTCCCGAACGGATCGCACGCGGCATCTGGGCAGGTGTGTTCACCACATTTACCCCGTTTTACGGGCTGCATTTCATTGTGGCGGCCTTGGTGTCGCGTATCATGCAGGGCAATATTCTGGCGGCGTTGATGGCCACGTTTTTCGGCAATCCGCTTACCTATGTCCCGATCGGAGTTGTGTCGCTGAAAACAGGGCACTGGATGCTGGGCACTGAATTTCAAGAAGGCGAACACCGTTCGTTCGGGGGGAAATTTGTTGATGCGGGGCGTGATCTGAAAGACAACGTTGTGGCGTTCTTTACCAGTCAGGACATGGACTGGACCGGACTTGAAGTCTTTTATGACGAAGTGTTCTTTCCCTATTTGGTGGGTGGCATACTGCCCGGCGTCATCACTGCAACCATAATGTATTATCTCAGTGTGCCGCTGATCCGGGCCTATCAAAAACGCCGAAAAGGCGCGATAAAGGCCAAGTTTGACGCGATCAAGAAAAAGGCCGCGGCCAAGGCCGAAGCCAAGCGCAAAGCGGATTAG